One part of the Tachysurus vachellii isolate PV-2020 chromosome 6, HZAU_Pvac_v1, whole genome shotgun sequence genome encodes these proteins:
- the fndc5a gene encoding fibronectin type III domain-containing protein 5 isoform X2, producing the protein MLRFIQEVNTTTRSCALWDLEAETDYIVHVQSISAHGTSPPSETLRFRTPKEAERQASKNEVTMEEVEQASQLRAGELIIIVVVLVMWAGVIALFCRQYDIIKDNEPNNNKDKAKNSSECSTPEHPTGGLLRSKV; encoded by the exons ATGCTGCGCTTCATCCAGGAAGTGAACACCACCACACGGAGCTGCGCGCTGTGGGATCTGGAGGCGGAGACGGACTACATCGTGCACGTGCAGTCTATCAGTGCGCACGGGACGAGTCCGCCGAGTGAAACGCTACGCTTCAGGACGCCAAAGGAAGCCGAGAGGCAGGCGtctaaaa ACGAAGTCACCATGGAGGAAGTGGAGCAAGCCAGTCAGCTGAGGGCAGGGGAGCTCATCATCATCGTAGTGGTGCTGGTCATGTGGGCAG GTGTGATCGCCCTGTTCTGCCGTCAGTACGACATAATCAAAGACAACGAGCCGAACAATAACAAGGACAAAGCCAAGAATTCCTCGGAGTGCAGTACCCCTGAGCACCCCACAGGGGGGCTGTTACGGAGCAAGGTGTAA
- the fndc5a gene encoding fibronectin type III domain-containing protein 5 isoform X1, producing the protein MVPCLARALLRVLSCFSVSRVLADSLAPPVNVSIRDLKDNSATVTWDIPGAEPVIGFAITQQKKNVHMLRFIQEVNTTTRSCALWDLEAETDYIVHVQSISAHGTSPPSETLRFRTPKEAERQASKNEVTMEEVEQASQLRAGELIIIVVVLVMWAGVIALFCRQYDIIKDNEPNNNKDKAKNSSECSTPEHPTGGLLRSKV; encoded by the exons ATGGTGCCGTGCTTGGCGCGCGCGCTGCTGCGCGTGCTGAGCTGCTTCAGCGTGTCGCGGGTTTTGGCCG acagtTTAGCTCCTCCAGTAAACGTGTCTATCCGGGATCTAAAGGACAACTCAGCTACAGTGACATGGGACATCCCAGGAGCAGAGCCAGTTATCGGATTTGCCATCACACAGCAG AAAAAGAACGTGCACATGCTGCGCTTCATCCAGGAAGTGAACACCACCACACGGAGCTGCGCGCTGTGGGATCTGGAGGCGGAGACGGACTACATCGTGCACGTGCAGTCTATCAGTGCGCACGGGACGAGTCCGCCGAGTGAAACGCTACGCTTCAGGACGCCAAAGGAAGCCGAGAGGCAGGCGtctaaaa ACGAAGTCACCATGGAGGAAGTGGAGCAAGCCAGTCAGCTGAGGGCAGGGGAGCTCATCATCATCGTAGTGGTGCTGGTCATGTGGGCAG GTGTGATCGCCCTGTTCTGCCGTCAGTACGACATAATCAAAGACAACGAGCCGAACAATAACAAGGACAAAGCCAAGAATTCCTCGGAGTGCAGTACCCCTGAGCACCCCACAGGGGGGCTGTTACGGAGCAAGGTGTAA